The Thermobispora bispora DSM 43833 genome window below encodes:
- the tkt gene encoding transketolase produces MDAVERAGSGHPGTAMSLAPAAYLLFQRVLRHDPSDPTWVGRDRFVLSCGHTSLTLYIQLYLSGYGLTLDDLKAFRQWGSRTPGHPEYGHTAGVETTTGPLGQGIGNAVGMAMAARRERGLFDPDAAPGESPFDHMIWCFASEGDIEEGISHEVSALAGHQKLGNLCVVFDANQISIEDDTRIALSEDILKRYEAYGWHVINVEWTRDDGEYVEDVHALYEALQAARAETERPTFIRLRTIIGWPAPNKKNTGKIHGAALGPEEVAATKRILGLDPEKEFYVPGDVLEHARDVVRRNRLLRAEWDERFQKWRAANPERAELFDRISRRELPEGWHKVLPAFEPGSSIATRKASGEVLNALAPVLPELWGGSADLAESNNTTMKGEPSFIPEEHQTKEFPGHKYGRTLHFGVREHGMGAILNGIALHNGTRPYGGTFLVFSDYMRPSVRLAAMMKLPVIYVWTHDSIGLGEDGPTHQPVEHLWSLRAIPGLDVVRPADANETAAAWRAILEHNDRPAALCLTRQNVPVFAETADPGHVARGGYILQEASTGQPAVLIIATGSEVQLAVAARETLEAQGIPTRVVSMPCVEWFKAQDLAYQQTVLPPSVRARVAVEAGVTFGWREFVGDAGEVLGLDHFGASAPYKTVFEQFGLTPDRVVAAAKASLARTGADKGETTGN; encoded by the coding sequence ATGGACGCGGTGGAACGGGCGGGCTCGGGGCACCCGGGCACCGCGATGAGCCTGGCTCCCGCCGCATACCTTCTGTTCCAGCGGGTCCTCCGCCACGATCCCTCCGATCCCACCTGGGTGGGAAGGGACCGTTTCGTTCTGTCGTGCGGCCACACCAGCCTCACGCTCTACATCCAGCTCTACCTCTCCGGGTACGGCCTCACCCTCGACGACCTGAAGGCGTTCCGCCAGTGGGGCAGCCGCACCCCGGGCCACCCGGAGTACGGCCACACCGCCGGCGTCGAGACCACCACCGGCCCCCTCGGCCAGGGCATCGGCAACGCGGTCGGCATGGCGATGGCCGCCCGCCGCGAGCGCGGGCTCTTCGACCCGGACGCCGCCCCCGGCGAGTCGCCCTTCGACCACATGATCTGGTGCTTCGCCTCTGAGGGTGACATCGAGGAGGGCATCAGCCACGAGGTGAGCGCGCTCGCCGGCCACCAGAAGCTCGGCAACCTCTGCGTCGTCTTCGACGCCAACCAGATCTCGATCGAGGACGACACCCGGATCGCGCTCTCCGAGGACATCCTCAAGCGGTACGAGGCGTACGGCTGGCATGTGATCAACGTCGAGTGGACGCGGGACGACGGTGAGTACGTCGAGGACGTCCACGCGCTGTACGAGGCGCTGCAGGCGGCCCGCGCGGAGACGGAGCGGCCCACGTTCATCCGGCTCCGCACGATCATCGGGTGGCCTGCCCCGAACAAGAAGAACACCGGGAAGATCCACGGCGCGGCGCTCGGCCCGGAGGAGGTCGCGGCGACCAAGCGGATCCTCGGCCTCGATCCGGAGAAGGAGTTCTACGTCCCCGGCGACGTGCTCGAGCACGCCCGTGACGTGGTGCGCCGCAACCGCCTGCTCCGGGCCGAGTGGGACGAGCGGTTCCAGAAGTGGCGGGCGGCCAACCCCGAGCGCGCCGAGCTGTTCGACCGGATCTCCCGGCGCGAGCTCCCGGAGGGCTGGCACAAGGTTCTGCCCGCCTTCGAGCCCGGGTCGTCGATCGCGACCCGGAAGGCCTCCGGCGAGGTGCTCAACGCGCTCGCCCCGGTCCTGCCCGAGCTGTGGGGCGGCTCGGCCGACCTCGCCGAGTCGAACAACACCACGATGAAGGGCGAGCCGTCCTTCATCCCCGAGGAGCACCAGACCAAGGAGTTCCCCGGCCACAAGTACGGCAGGACGCTCCACTTCGGGGTGCGCGAGCACGGCATGGGCGCGATCCTCAACGGGATCGCGCTGCACAACGGCACCCGGCCGTACGGCGGCACCTTCCTCGTGTTCAGCGACTACATGCGCCCGTCGGTCCGGCTGGCCGCGATGATGAAGCTCCCGGTCATCTACGTGTGGACGCATGACTCGATCGGGCTCGGCGAGGACGGCCCGACCCACCAGCCGGTCGAGCACCTGTGGTCGCTGCGCGCCATCCCCGGGCTCGACGTGGTGCGCCCGGCCGACGCCAACGAGACCGCGGCGGCGTGGCGGGCCATCCTCGAGCACAACGACCGGCCGGCCGCGCTCTGCCTCACCCGGCAGAACGTGCCGGTGTTCGCGGAGACCGCGGACCCGGGTCACGTGGCCCGCGGCGGGTACATCCTCCAGGAGGCGTCGACCGGCCAGCCCGCCGTGCTGATCATCGCCACGGGGAGCGAGGTGCAGCTCGCGGTGGCGGCGCGCGAGACGCTGGAGGCGCAGGGCATCCCGACCCGGGTCGTGTCGATGCCGTGCGTCGAGTGGTTCAAGGCCCAGGACCTGGCCTACCAGCAGACCGTGCTCCCGCCGTCGGTGCGGGCCCGGGTCGCGGTCGAGGCCGGGGTGACTTTCGGCTGGCGTGAGTTCGTGGGCGATGCCGGGGAAGTCCTTGGATTGGACCACTTCGGCGCCTCCGCGCCCTACAAGACGGTGTTCGAGCAGTTCGGCCTCACCCCCGACCGCGTCGTGGCCGCGGCGAAGGCGAGCCTGGCCAGGACCGGCGCCGACAAGGGCGAGACGACCGGCAACTGA
- the tal gene encoding transaldolase, with amino-acid sequence MSQNLKRLVKAGVSIWLDDISRERLRSGNLAVLMRERQVTGVTSNPTIFAAALSKGDAYRDQIRDLAVRGIGPEEAARAITTYDIRWAADVLRPVYDATQGIDGRVSIEVDPRLARNPEATIAEARMLWWTIDRPNLLIKIPATQEGLSAITQAISEGISVNVTLIFSLERYRQVIDAWMTGLERAAAAGYNLAAIDSVASFFVSRVDTEIDRRLEQIGTPEALELRGKAAVANARLAYHAFEEAMNSPRWQALRAAGARPQRPLWASTGVKNPAYPDTLYVEQLVTAGVVNTMPEKTLEAVASHGKISGDTIRPFYQHAWDVMASLKEAGIDYDDVVRVLEEEGVAKFEASWTELLETIEAELRKAA; translated from the coding sequence ATGAGCCAAAACCTGAAGCGCCTCGTGAAGGCCGGAGTCTCCATCTGGCTCGACGACATCAGCCGGGAGCGGCTGCGCAGCGGCAACCTCGCCGTCCTGATGCGCGAGCGGCAGGTCACCGGCGTCACCTCAAATCCGACGATCTTCGCCGCGGCGCTGAGCAAGGGCGACGCCTACCGCGACCAGATCCGCGACCTCGCCGTGCGCGGGATCGGCCCGGAGGAGGCCGCCCGGGCGATCACGACGTACGACATCCGCTGGGCGGCCGACGTGCTGCGGCCGGTCTACGACGCCACGCAGGGCATCGACGGCCGGGTCTCGATCGAGGTGGACCCGCGGCTCGCCCGCAACCCGGAGGCGACCATCGCCGAGGCCCGGATGCTCTGGTGGACGATCGACCGCCCCAACCTGCTCATCAAGATCCCGGCGACCCAGGAGGGGCTGAGCGCGATCACCCAGGCCATCTCGGAGGGGATCAGCGTCAACGTCACGCTGATCTTCTCGCTCGAGCGGTACCGCCAGGTCATCGACGCGTGGATGACCGGGCTGGAGCGGGCCGCCGCCGCCGGGTACAACCTCGCCGCCATCGACTCGGTCGCCTCGTTCTTCGTCAGCCGGGTGGACACCGAGATCGACCGCCGCCTCGAGCAGATCGGCACCCCGGAGGCGCTCGAGCTGCGCGGCAAGGCCGCGGTGGCCAACGCGCGTCTCGCGTACCACGCCTTCGAGGAGGCGATGAACTCCCCGCGGTGGCAGGCGCTGCGCGCGGCCGGCGCCCGCCCACAGCGGCCGCTGTGGGCGTCGACCGGGGTGAAGAACCCCGCCTACCCCGACACGCTCTACGTCGAGCAGCTCGTGACGGCGGGGGTGGTGAACACGATGCCGGAGAAGACCCTGGAGGCGGTCGCGAGCCACGGCAAGATCTCGGGTGACACGATCCGCCCCTTCTACCAGCACGCCTGGGACGTGATGGCCTCCCTCAAGGAGGCCGGGATCGACTACGACGACGTCGTCCGGGTGCTGGAGGAGGAGGGCGTCGCGAAGTTCGAGGCGTCGTGGACCGAGCTGCTGGAGACGATCGAAGCCGAGCTCAGGAAGGCGGCCTGA
- a CDS encoding heme o synthase: MTVLTNKQAMIAPGAAADRAGRRSVAQVLRAYVALTKPRIIELLLITTLPTMFLAARGLPDLWTSCATMVFGTLSAGSANVLNCYVDRDIDSAMRRTRRRPLPKHEVSDRAALIYGVVLGIVSVAGLAVTVNALAAALTLSAILFYVFVYSMYLKRRTPQNIVWGGIAGCMPVLIGWAGITGSLSWEPLVLFGVVFFWTPPHTWTLAMRYREDYATASVPMLPVVASERRVVLEIAAYTWATVLCSLLLWPVAGTTAFYPVVAAVLGAVCLAEVYRMYAKLKAGKTGIELRPMRFFHWSNVYLALLFLAVAIDSLLV, translated from the coding sequence GTGACGGTGCTGACGAACAAGCAGGCGATGATCGCCCCGGGGGCGGCGGCCGACCGCGCCGGTCGCCGTTCGGTGGCGCAGGTCCTGCGGGCCTACGTCGCGCTCACCAAGCCCCGGATCATCGAGCTCCTGCTGATCACGACACTGCCGACGATGTTCCTCGCGGCGCGCGGGCTGCCGGACCTGTGGACGTCGTGCGCCACCATGGTGTTCGGCACCCTGTCGGCGGGCAGCGCGAACGTGCTCAACTGCTACGTCGACCGGGACATCGACAGCGCCATGCGGCGCACCCGCCGCCGCCCGCTGCCCAAGCACGAGGTCTCCGACCGCGCCGCGCTGATCTACGGGGTGGTGCTGGGGATCGTCTCCGTCGCCGGGCTCGCCGTCACGGTGAACGCGCTGGCCGCCGCCCTCACGCTGAGCGCGATCCTCTTCTACGTCTTCGTCTACTCGATGTACCTCAAGCGGCGCACCCCGCAGAACATCGTCTGGGGCGGGATCGCGGGCTGCATGCCGGTGCTGATCGGCTGGGCGGGGATCACCGGCTCGCTCTCCTGGGAGCCGCTGGTCCTCTTCGGCGTCGTCTTCTTCTGGACGCCGCCGCACACCTGGACCCTCGCCATGCGGTACCGCGAGGACTACGCGACCGCCTCGGTGCCGATGCTGCCCGTGGTGGCGAGCGAGCGGCGGGTGGTGCTGGAGATCGCGGCCTACACCTGGGCGACCGTGCTGTGCTCGCTGCTGCTGTGGCCGGTCGCCGGCACGACCGCGTTCTACCCCGTGGTCGCGGCCGTGCTGGGGGCCGTCTGCCTGGCCGAGGTCTACCGGATGTACGCGAAGCTCAAGGCGGGCAAGACCGGGATCGAACTCCGCCCGATGCGGTTCTTCCACTGGTCCAACGTCTACCTCGCGCTGCTCTTCCTGGCGGTGGCGATCGACTCGCTCCTCGTCTGA
- a CDS encoding glucose-6-phosphate isomerase, giving the protein MTIEVSLGASAEAAQEVKERLVAEGVPAALTAGDPALWGPDAEAEASIRLGWLNLHETSRELLPRLTELAERVRAGGIDTIVLAGMGGSSLAPEVICATADVPLTVLDTTDPHQVRRALGPGDGSADVLRRTLVVVASKSGTTIETDSHRRIYEKAFENAGLDPAEHIVVVTDPGSPLHRLAEESRYEVVLADPNVGGRYSALSAFGLVPSALAGADVARLLDEAAQVRPLLAQNEGNPGLELGALLGAEALRGRDKLILRDEPSEITSLPDWIEQLIAESTGKDGKGILPVVGADAAEASDQYQVTIGPEAGAFVDGPLGAQFLVWEYATAIAGRVIGIDPFNQPNVAESKENTARLLKEAGDGPLPTGRPILVDGPVEVYGDVPGHPKDLADVLTWLLKSLPPQGYLAIMAYLDREAAFDAAAVGEASFEETAEAWAAADIATLRGLLDHRTDRPVTFGWGPRFLHSTGQYHKGGPQNGVFLQITGAVTDDIEVPGKPYTLGRLQLAQALGDLRALTSRGRPAVRLHLTDRVAGVRHVLSAAKEL; this is encoded by the coding sequence ATGACCATTGAGGTGAGCCTGGGTGCCTCGGCCGAGGCGGCCCAGGAGGTGAAGGAGAGACTCGTCGCCGAGGGGGTACCGGCCGCGCTCACCGCGGGCGACCCGGCGCTGTGGGGGCCCGACGCCGAGGCCGAGGCGTCGATCCGGCTCGGCTGGCTGAACCTCCACGAGACCAGCCGGGAGCTCCTCCCGCGGCTCACCGAGCTCGCGGAGCGGGTCCGGGCCGGCGGGATCGACACGATCGTGCTCGCCGGGATGGGCGGCTCGTCGCTCGCCCCGGAGGTGATCTGCGCCACCGCCGACGTGCCGCTCACCGTGCTCGACACCACCGACCCGCACCAGGTGCGGCGCGCGCTCGGCCCCGGTGACGGCTCGGCCGACGTGCTCCGGCGGACGCTCGTGGTGGTGGCGAGCAAGAGCGGCACCACGATCGAGACCGACAGCCACCGCCGGATCTACGAGAAGGCGTTCGAGAACGCCGGGCTCGACCCGGCCGAGCACATCGTGGTGGTGACCGACCCGGGCTCGCCGCTCCACCGGCTCGCCGAGGAGTCCCGCTACGAGGTCGTGCTCGCCGACCCGAACGTGGGCGGGCGGTACAGCGCGCTGAGCGCGTTCGGCCTGGTGCCGAGCGCGCTCGCCGGCGCGGACGTGGCCCGCCTGCTGGACGAGGCGGCGCAGGTGCGGCCGCTGCTCGCCCAGAACGAGGGCAACCCCGGCCTGGAGCTCGGCGCGCTGCTCGGCGCGGAGGCGCTCCGCGGCCGGGACAAGCTGATCCTGCGCGACGAGCCGTCGGAGATCACCAGCCTGCCCGACTGGATCGAGCAGCTCATCGCCGAGTCGACCGGCAAGGACGGCAAGGGCATCCTGCCCGTGGTGGGCGCCGACGCCGCGGAGGCGTCCGACCAGTACCAGGTGACGATCGGCCCGGAGGCCGGGGCGTTCGTCGACGGGCCGCTCGGCGCCCAGTTCCTCGTGTGGGAGTACGCGACGGCGATCGCCGGGCGGGTGATCGGGATCGACCCGTTCAACCAGCCGAACGTGGCCGAGTCCAAGGAGAACACCGCGCGCCTGCTCAAGGAGGCGGGGGACGGCCCGCTCCCCACCGGCCGGCCGATCCTCGTCGACGGGCCGGTGGAGGTCTACGGCGACGTGCCCGGCCACCCGAAGGACCTGGCCGACGTGCTGACCTGGCTGCTGAAGTCGCTCCCGCCCCAGGGGTACCTCGCGATCATGGCCTACCTCGACCGGGAGGCCGCGTTCGACGCGGCCGCCGTCGGGGAGGCCTCGTTCGAGGAGACCGCGGAGGCCTGGGCGGCGGCCGACATCGCCACGCTCCGCGGGCTGCTCGACCACCGGACCGACCGGCCGGTCACCTTCGGCTGGGGGCCGCGCTTCCTCCACTCCACCGGGCAGTACCACAAGGGCGGGCCGCAGAACGGGGTCTTCCTGCAGATCACCGGGGCGGTCACCGACGACATCGAGGTGCCGGGGAAGCCGTACACCCTGGGCCGGCTGCAGCTCGCCCAGGCGCTGGGCGACCTGCGGGCGCTCACCTCCCGGGGCCGGCCGGCGGTGCGCCTGCACCTGACCGACCGGGTCGCCGGGGTCCGGCACGTGCTGTCCGCCGCCAAGGAACTCTGA